A window from Pseudomonas alloputida encodes these proteins:
- the cmk gene encoding (d)CMP kinase, which translates to MAPVITIDGPSGSGKGTVAGLIARELGWKLLDSGALYRLLAFNASNHGVDLTNEELLTKLAAHLDVQFIAAEPGKLQQIILEGEDVSNVIRTETVGAGASMVASLPAVRDALLVRQREFREVPGLIADGRDMGTVVFPDAPLKVFLTASAEERARRRYLQLKGKGEDVSLSSLLDEIRARDERDTQRAVAPLKPAADAIQLDSTELSIEQVLQRIRSEIAQRDLI; encoded by the coding sequence ATGGCACCGGTTATCACCATCGACGGACCAAGCGGCTCGGGCAAGGGCACGGTCGCCGGGCTGATTGCCCGCGAGCTGGGCTGGAAGCTGCTGGACTCCGGCGCGCTGTATCGCTTGCTGGCATTCAATGCCAGCAACCACGGCGTCGACCTGACCAACGAAGAGCTGCTGACCAAGCTTGCCGCCCATCTGGATGTGCAGTTCATCGCTGCCGAGCCCGGTAAGCTACAACAGATCATCCTTGAGGGTGAGGACGTCAGCAACGTCATCCGTACCGAAACCGTCGGTGCCGGTGCATCGATGGTGGCCTCGCTGCCGGCAGTGCGTGATGCGCTGCTGGTTCGTCAGCGTGAGTTCCGCGAAGTGCCGGGGCTGATTGCTGATGGTCGCGACATGGGTACCGTGGTGTTCCCGGATGCGCCATTGAAGGTCTTCCTCACCGCCAGCGCGGAGGAGCGCGCACGTCGCCGCTACCTGCAGTTGAAGGGCAAGGGTGAAGATGTTAGTCTGTCGAGTCTGCTGGATGAGATTCGTGCGCGTGATGAGCGCGACACCCAACGTGCAGTGGCCCCGCTGAAACCAGCGGCCGATGCCATTCAGTTGGACTCTACCGAGTTATCCATCGAGCAGGTGTTGCAACGTATCAGAAGCGAGATCGCCCAGCGCGACCTTATCTGA
- a CDS encoding bifunctional prephenate dehydrogenase/3-phosphoshikimate 1-carboxyvinyltransferase yields MIDRLVVVGLGLIGGSFAKGLRESGLCREVVGVDLDAPSRKQAVALGVVDRCEEDLAAACVGADVIQLAVPILAMEKVLARLALLDLGDAIITDVGSAKGNVVREARAVFGARLPRFVPGHPIAGSEQSGVEASNATLFRRHKVILTPLAETDPAALVLVDRLWRALDADVEHMSVERHDEVLAATSHLPHLLAFGLVDSLAKRNENLEIFRYAAGGFRDFTRIAGSDPTMWHDIFLANRDAVLRTLDTFRSDLDALRDAIAEGDGHQLLGVFTRARVAREHFSKILARRAYVDAMNANDLIFQAQPGGRLNGRIRVPGDKSISHRSIMLGSLAEGTTEVEGFLEGEDALATLQAFRDMGVVIEGPNHGRVTIHGVGLHGLKPPPGPLYVGNSGTSMRLLSGLLAGQPFDVTMTGDASLSKRPMNRVANPLREMGAVVETGPDGRPPLTIRGGHKLKGLTYTLPMASAQVKSCLLLAGLYAEGKTTVTEPAPTRDHTERMLRGFGYSVDSHGPVASLQSGGKLTATRIEVPADISSAAFFLVAASIAEGSELVLEHVGINPTRTGVIDILRLMGGDITLENQREVGGEPVADLRVRGAKLKGIDIPEALVPLAIDEFPVLFVAAACAEGRTVLRGAEELRVKESDRIQVMADGLTTLGIKCEPTPDGIIIDGGQMGGGEVHGHGDHRIAMAFSVASLRASAPIRIHDCANVATSFPNFLALCAEVGIRVAEEGKS; encoded by the coding sequence ATCATCGACCGCCTGGTCGTGGTCGGTCTAGGCCTGATCGGCGGCTCGTTCGCCAAGGGCCTGCGTGAAAGCGGCCTGTGCCGCGAAGTGGTCGGTGTCGACCTGGACGCCCCCTCGCGCAAGCAGGCCGTGGCCCTGGGCGTGGTCGACCGCTGCGAAGAAGACCTTGCCGCCGCTTGTGTGGGCGCCGATGTCATCCAGCTGGCCGTACCGATCCTGGCCATGGAAAAAGTCCTCGCGCGCCTGGCCCTGCTCGACCTGGGTGATGCAATCATCACCGACGTCGGCAGCGCCAAGGGCAACGTCGTGCGTGAGGCGCGTGCCGTCTTCGGTGCCCGCCTGCCGCGCTTCGTCCCGGGCCACCCCATCGCCGGTTCCGAGCAGAGCGGGGTAGAGGCGTCCAATGCCACCTTGTTCCGCCGGCACAAGGTCATCCTCACGCCGCTGGCCGAAACCGACCCCGCCGCGCTGGTCCTGGTTGACCGCCTGTGGCGTGCGCTGGACGCCGATGTGGAGCACATGTCGGTCGAGCGCCATGACGAAGTACTGGCCGCCACCAGCCATCTGCCACACCTGCTGGCCTTTGGCCTGGTCGACTCACTGGCCAAACGCAATGAAAACCTCGAGATCTTCCGGTACGCTGCGGGTGGGTTCCGCGATTTCACAAGAATCGCCGGCAGCGATCCGACCATGTGGCATGACATCTTCCTCGCCAACCGCGACGCTGTCCTGCGCACGCTTGATACATTTCGCAGTGATCTCGACGCCCTGCGCGACGCGATCGCTGAAGGGGATGGGCACCAGCTGCTGGGTGTATTCACCCGCGCACGGGTTGCCCGCGAGCATTTCAGTAAAATCCTGGCCCGCCGGGCCTATGTGGACGCTATGAACGCCAACGATCTGATTTTCCAGGCCCAACCGGGTGGCCGCCTGAACGGGCGGATCCGTGTACCGGGCGACAAGTCGATTTCCCATCGCTCGATCATGCTCGGCTCGCTGGCCGAAGGTACTACCGAGGTCGAAGGCTTCCTCGAAGGCGAAGATGCGCTGGCGACCCTGCAGGCATTCCGTGACATGGGGGTGGTCATCGAAGGCCCCAACCACGGTCGTGTGACCATTCACGGCGTGGGCCTGCATGGCCTCAAGCCGCCACCTGGGCCGCTGTACGTAGGTAACTCCGGTACTTCGATGCGCCTACTGTCGGGCCTGTTGGCCGGTCAGCCGTTCGATGTCACCATGACCGGCGACGCCTCGCTGTCCAAGCGCCCGATGAACCGTGTGGCCAACCCGCTGCGCGAAATGGGTGCTGTGGTCGAGACCGGCCCGGACGGCCGTCCGCCGCTGACCATCCGCGGTGGCCACAAGCTCAAAGGGCTGACCTACACGCTGCCGATGGCTAGCGCCCAGGTCAAATCCTGCCTGCTGCTGGCCGGCCTGTACGCCGAAGGCAAGACCACTGTCACTGAGCCTGCGCCTACCCGTGACCACACCGAGCGCATGCTGCGCGGTTTTGGCTACTCGGTCGACAGCCATGGCCCGGTGGCCTCGCTGCAGTCCGGTGGCAAGCTGACCGCTACCCGGATCGAAGTGCCGGCTGACATTTCATCGGCAGCGTTCTTCCTGGTCGCAGCCTCTATCGCTGAAGGCTCCGAGCTGGTGCTGGAGCATGTCGGCATCAACCCGACCCGTACCGGCGTGATCGACATCCTGCGCCTGATGGGCGGCGACATCACCCTGGAAAACCAGCGTGAAGTGGGTGGCGAACCCGTGGCCGACCTGCGTGTGCGCGGTGCCAAGCTGAAGGGTATCGACATTCCTGAAGCGTTGGTGCCGCTGGCCATCGACGAATTCCCGGTCTTGTTCGTGGCCGCTGCCTGCGCTGAAGGGCGTACCGTGCTGCGTGGCGCCGAAGAGCTGCGGGTGAAGGAGTCCGACCGCATCCAGGTGATGGCCGATGGCCTCACCACCTTGGGCATCAAGTGCGAGCCGACCCCGGACGGCATCATCATCGACGGTGGCCAGATGGGCGGCGGCGAAGTGCATGGGCATGGTGACCACCGCATCGCCATGGCCTTTAGCGTGGCTTCGCTGCGCGCCAGTGCGCCGATTCGCATTCATGACTGCGCCAACGTCGCCACCTCGTTCCCCAACTTCCTGGCGCTGTGCGCCGAAGTGGGGATTCGCGTGGCAGAAGAGGGCAAGTCGTGA
- the pheA gene encoding prephenate dehydratase, whose protein sequence is MSEQELKALRVRIDSLDEKILELISDRARCAEEVARVKTASLKEGEKPVFYRPEREAAVLKRVMERNKGPLGNEEMARLFREIMSSCLALEEPLKIAYLGPEGTFTQAAAMKHFGHAVISRPMAAIDEVFREVAAGAVNFGVVPVENSTEGAVSHTLDSFLEHDMVICGEVELRIHHHLLVGENTKTDSITRIYSHAQSLAQCRKWLDAHYPNVERVAVSSNAEAAKRVKGEWNSAAIAGDMAANLYGLTRLAEKIEDRPDNSTRFLMIGNQEVPPTGDDKTSIIVSMSNKPGALHELLVPFYQNGIDLTRIETRPSRSGKWTYVFFIDFVGHHRDPLIKAVLEQISQEAVALKVLGSYPKAVL, encoded by the coding sequence ATGTCCGAACAGGAGCTCAAGGCGCTGCGCGTACGCATCGACAGCCTCGACGAGAAAATTCTCGAGCTGATCAGCGACCGCGCCCGCTGCGCCGAAGAAGTGGCCCGGGTCAAGACTGCCTCGCTGAAAGAAGGCGAGAAGCCGGTGTTCTACCGTCCCGAGCGTGAAGCTGCGGTGCTCAAGCGCGTGATGGAACGCAACAAGGGCCCGCTGGGCAACGAAGAGATGGCGCGGCTGTTCCGCGAAATCATGTCGTCGTGCCTGGCCCTGGAAGAGCCGCTGAAAATCGCCTACCTCGGCCCTGAAGGTACCTTCACCCAGGCGGCGGCCATGAAGCACTTCGGCCACGCGGTGATCAGTCGGCCGATGGCGGCCATCGACGAAGTGTTCCGTGAAGTGGCGGCCGGTGCCGTCAACTTCGGTGTGGTGCCGGTGGAAAACTCCACTGAAGGTGCGGTCAGCCACACCCTGGACAGCTTCCTCGAGCATGACATGGTGATTTGCGGTGAGGTCGAGCTGCGTATCCACCACCACCTGCTGGTGGGCGAGAACACCAAGACCGACAGCATCACCCGCATCTACTCCCACGCCCAGTCGCTGGCCCAGTGCCGAAAGTGGCTGGACGCTCACTACCCGAACGTGGAGCGCGTGGCCGTTTCGAGCAATGCCGAAGCGGCCAAGCGGGTCAAGGGTGAGTGGAACTCGGCGGCGATCGCCGGCGATATGGCGGCCAACCTGTACGGCCTGACCCGTCTGGCCGAGAAGATCGAAGACCGCCCGGACAACTCCACGCGCTTCCTGATGATCGGTAACCAGGAAGTACCGCCGACCGGCGACGACAAGACCTCGATCATCGTTTCGATGAGCAACAAGCCAGGTGCGTTGCATGAGTTGCTGGTGCCGTTCTATCAGAACGGCATCGACCTGACCCGCATCGAGACCCGCCCGTCGCGCAGCGGCAAGTGGACCTACGTGTTCTTCATCGACTTCGTCGGCCACCACCGCGACCCGCTGATCAAGGCGGTGCTCGAGCAGATCAGCCAGGAGGCTGTGGCGCTGAAGGTGCTGGGCTCTTATCCGAAGGCGGTGCTTTGA
- the serC gene encoding 3-phosphoserine/phosphohydroxythreonine transaminase, with product MSKRAFNFCAGPAALPDAVLQRAQAEMLDWRGKGLSVMEMSHRSDDYVAIAEKAEQDLRDLLSVPSNYKVLFLQGGASQQFAEIPLNLLPENGTADYIETGIWSKKAIEEARRFGNVNVAATAKPYDYLAIPGQNEWNLTKNAAYVHYASNETIGGLQFDWVPQTGDVPLVVDMSSDILSRPIDVSQFGLIYAGAQKNIGPSGLVVVIVREDLLGHARSSCPTMLDYKVSADNGSMYNTPATYSWYLSGLVFEWLKEQGGVEAMEQRNRAKKDRLYGFIDRSEFYTNPISVNARSWMNVPFRLADERLDKAFLAGADARGLLNLKGHRSVGGMRASIYNALGLEAVEALVGYMAEFEKEHG from the coding sequence GTGAGCAAACGAGCCTTTAACTTCTGCGCAGGCCCTGCCGCGCTTCCTGACGCTGTCCTGCAGCGCGCACAGGCCGAGATGCTGGACTGGCGTGGCAAGGGGTTGTCGGTGATGGAAATGAGCCATCGCAGCGACGATTACGTGGCCATCGCCGAAAAGGCCGAGCAGGACCTGCGTGACCTGCTGTCCGTCCCCTCCAACTACAAGGTGCTGTTCCTGCAAGGCGGCGCCAGCCAGCAGTTCGCTGAAATCCCGCTGAACCTGCTGCCGGAAAACGGCACGGCCGACTACATCGAAACCGGCATCTGGTCGAAAAAGGCCATCGAGGAAGCGCGCCGTTTCGGCAACGTCAACGTCGCCGCCACTGCCAAGCCTTACGACTACCTGGCCATCCCCGGCCAGAACGAGTGGAACCTGACCAAAAACGCAGCCTACGTGCACTATGCGTCCAACGAGACCATCGGTGGCCTGCAGTTTGACTGGGTGCCGCAAACCGGTGACGTGCCGCTGGTGGTCGATATGTCGTCCGACATCCTCTCGCGCCCGATCGATGTGTCGCAGTTCGGCCTGATCTACGCCGGCGCGCAGAAGAATATCGGCCCAAGCGGCCTGGTGGTGGTGATCGTGCGCGAAGACCTGTTGGGCCATGCCCGCAGCAGCTGCCCGACCATGCTCGACTACAAGGTTTCGGCTGACAACGGCTCGATGTACAACACCCCGGCCACCTACTCCTGGTACCTCTCTGGCCTGGTCTTCGAGTGGCTGAAAGAGCAGGGCGGTGTCGAGGCCATGGAGCAGCGCAACCGTGCCAAGAAAGACCGCCTTTACGGCTTCATCGACCGCAGCGAGTTCTACACCAACCCGATCAGCGTCAACGCCCGTTCGTGGATGAACGTGCCGTTCCGCCTGGCTGACGAGCGCCTGGACAAGGCCTTCCTCGCTGGCGCCGACGCGCGTGGCCTGCTCAACCTCAAGGGCCACCGTTCGGTTGGCGGCATGCGCGCCTCCATCTACAACGCCCTGGGCCTGGAAGCGGTAGAAGCGCTGGTAGGCTACATGGCTGAATTCGAGAAGGAGCATGGCTGA
- the gyrA gene encoding DNA gyrase subunit A: MGELAKEILPVNIEDELRQSYLDYAMSVIVGRALPDARDGLKPVHRRVLYAMSELGNDWNKPYKKSARVVGDVIGKYHPHGDIAVYDTIVRMAQPFSLRYLLVDGQGNFGSVDGDNAAAMRYTEVRMTKLAHELLADLHKETVDWVPNYDGTEQIPAVMPTRIPNLLVNGSSGIAVGMATNIPPHNLGEVIDGCLALIDNPEVTIDELMQHIPGPDFPTAGIINGRQGIIEAYRTGRGRIYMRARSEIEDIDKVGGRQQIVITELPYQLNKARLIEKIAELVKEKKIEGITELRDESDKDGMRIVIELRRGEVPEVVLNNLYQQTQLQSVFGINVVALVDGRPRLLNLKDLLEAFVRHRREVVTRRTVFELRKARERGHILEGQAVALSNIDPVIALIKASPTPSEAKEALVSTPWESSAVQVMVERAGADSCRPEDLPEQYGLHDGKYFLSPEQAQAILDLRLHRLTGLEHEKLLAEYQEILEQIGELIRILSSAERLMEVIREELEAIRAEYGDVRRTEILNASHDLNYGDMIPEEERVVTISHGGYAKTQPLSAYQAQRRGGKGKSATGVKDEDYIEHLLVANSHATLLLFSSKGKVYWKKTYEIPEASRAARGRPLVNLLPLEEGERITAMLQIDLEALQQNADLDEELDEAEDTVLEGELVEAEEVDEEDGDTPEWVAEPTGAYIFMATASGTVKKTPLVQFARPRSNGLIALKLKEGDTLIAAAITDGAKEVMMFSDAGKVIRFAESVVREMGRNARGVRGMKLGKGQRIISMLIPESGSQILTASERGFGKRTPLSKFPRRGRGGQGVIAMGTKGRNGLLIGAIQVQEGEEIMLISDQGTLVRTRVGEVSSLSRNTQGVTLIKLAADETLVGLERIQEPSEDELDEVIETDEEGVEAVAPDNENEEAAGADEAPQE, translated from the coding sequence ATGGGCGAACTGGCCAAAGAAATCCTCCCGGTCAATATCGAAGACGAACTGAGACAGTCTTACCTCGACTACGCGATGAGCGTGATTGTCGGGCGAGCGCTGCCCGATGCGCGTGACGGCTTGAAGCCTGTGCATCGCCGCGTTCTCTATGCGATGAGCGAACTGGGCAACGACTGGAACAAGCCGTACAAGAAATCCGCCCGTGTGGTCGGTGACGTGATCGGTAAGTACCACCCGCACGGCGACATTGCGGTCTACGACACCATCGTGCGTATGGCCCAGCCGTTCTCGTTGCGCTACCTGCTGGTCGACGGCCAGGGCAACTTCGGTTCGGTGGACGGCGACAACGCTGCTGCCATGCGATACACCGAAGTGCGCATGACCAAACTGGCCCACGAACTGCTGGCCGACCTGCACAAGGAAACCGTCGACTGGGTGCCCAACTACGACGGCACCGAGCAGATCCCGGCGGTCATGCCGACGCGTATTCCCAACCTGCTGGTCAACGGTTCCAGCGGTATTGCCGTGGGCATGGCGACCAACATTCCGCCGCATAACCTAGGCGAGGTCATCGATGGCTGCCTGGCGCTCATCGACAACCCGGAAGTCACCATCGATGAGCTGATGCAGCACATCCCTGGCCCGGACTTCCCGACTGCCGGCATCATCAACGGTCGCCAGGGCATCATCGAGGCCTATCGCACCGGCCGTGGCCGCATCTACATGCGCGCCCGCTCCGAGATCGAGGACATCGACAAGGTTGGCGGCCGCCAGCAGATCGTGATCACCGAGCTGCCGTACCAGCTGAACAAGGCGCGCCTGATCGAAAAGATCGCCGAGCTGGTCAAAGAGAAGAAGATCGAAGGCATCACCGAGCTGCGCGACGAGTCCGACAAGGACGGCATGCGCATCGTCATCGAGCTGCGTCGCGGCGAGGTGCCGGAGGTGGTGCTGAACAACCTCTACCAGCAAACCCAGCTGCAGAGCGTATTCGGCATCAACGTGGTGGCCCTGGTCGACGGCCGTCCGCGCCTGCTCAACCTCAAGGACCTGCTCGAAGCGTTCGTCCGCCACCGCCGTGAAGTGGTGACCCGTCGTACCGTATTCGAGCTGCGCAAGGCCCGTGAACGTGGCCATATCCTTGAAGGCCAGGCGGTTGCGCTGTCCAACATCGACCCGGTCATTGCCCTGATCAAGGCCTCGCCGACGCCGTCCGAAGCCAAGGAAGCCCTGGTCTCCACGCCGTGGGAATCCAGTGCCGTGCAGGTCATGGTCGAGCGCGCCGGCGCCGATTCCTGCCGCCCTGAGGACCTGCCGGAGCAGTACGGCCTGCACGACGGCAAGTACTTCCTGTCGCCGGAACAGGCCCAGGCCATTCTCGACCTGCGCCTGCACCGCCTGACCGGCCTGGAGCACGAGAAGCTGCTGGCCGAGTACCAGGAAATCCTCGAGCAGATTGGCGAGTTGATCCGCATCCTCAGCAGCGCCGAGCGCCTGATGGAAGTGATTCGCGAGGAGCTGGAGGCCATTCGTGCCGAGTACGGCGATGTGCGCCGCACCGAAATCCTCAATGCCAGCCACGACCTCAACTACGGCGACATGATCCCGGAAGAAGAGCGTGTGGTCACCATCTCCCATGGTGGTTATGCCAAGACCCAGCCATTGTCCGCCTACCAGGCCCAGCGCCGCGGCGGCAAAGGCAAGTCGGCGACCGGCGTGAAGGACGAGGACTACATCGAGCACCTGCTGGTCGCCAACAGCCATGCCACCCTGTTGCTGTTCTCCAGCAAGGGCAAGGTTTACTGGAAGAAGACCTACGAAATCCCCGAAGCGTCCCGCGCTGCCCGCGGTCGTCCGCTGGTCAACCTGCTGCCGCTGGAGGAGGGTGAGCGCATCACCGCCATGCTGCAGATCGACCTCGAAGCGCTGCAGCAGAACGCCGACCTCGACGAAGAACTGGACGAGGCTGAAGACACCGTGCTCGAGGGTGAGCTGGTAGAGGCCGAGGAAGTCGACGAAGAAGACGGCGACACCCCGGAGTGGGTTGCAGAGCCGACCGGCGCGTACATCTTCATGGCGACCGCTTCCGGTACCGTCAAGAAGACCCCGCTGGTGCAGTTCGCCCGTCCGCGCTCCAACGGCCTGATTGCCCTGAAGCTGAAGGAAGGCGACACCCTGATTGCCGCGGCCATCACCGATGGCGCCAAGGAAGTCATGATGTTCTCCGACGCTGGCAAGGTCATTCGCTTTGCCGAGAGCGTCGTGCGTGAAATGGGCCGCAACGCCCGTGGTGTGCGCGGCATGAAGCTGGGCAAAGGCCAGCGGATCATTTCGATGCTGATCCCGGAGTCCGGCTCGCAGATCCTCACCGCCTCCGAGCGTGGCTTTGGCAAGCGCACCCCGCTGTCCAAGTTCCCGCGTCGCGGCCGCGGTGGCCAGGGTGTGATCGCCATGGGTACCAAAGGGCGCAACGGCCTGCTGATCGGGGCTATCCAGGTGCAGGAAGGCGAGGAGATCATGCTGATTTCCGACCAGGGCACGCTGGTTCGCACCCGGGTTGGCGAGGTGTCCAGCCTGAGCCGCAACACCCAGGGTGTTACGCTGATCAAGCTGGCGGCCGATGAGACACTGGTGGGCCTGGAGCGTATCCAGGAGCCGTCCGAGGACGAACTCGATGAAGTGATCGAGACGGACGAGGAGGGTGTCGAGGCTGTAGCGCCAGACAATGAAAATGAAGAAGCTGCAGGTGCCGACGAGGCCCCGCAAGAGTAA
- the mtnA gene encoding S-methyl-5-thioribose-1-phosphate isomerase codes for MRERLLAAEKVTAIRWQGGALHLLDQRLLPSEERWLACDNVAQVAAAIRDMAVRGASAIGIAAAYGLVLALEERLAEGGDWEMDLEDDFLTLAEARPTAANLFWALNRMRERLLRLRPEEDVLAALEAEAVAIHDSDREANLTMAQQGIELIRRHQGNAQALLTFGNAGALASGGFGTALGVIRAGYLEGMVERVYAGETRPWLQGSRLTGWELANEGIPVTLCADSALAHLMKTKGITWVVVGADCIAANGDMAGKIGTYQLAVSAMHHGVRFMVVAPSTSIDLNLATGEDIPLEERDADEWLDFGGTPVSPGVEVFNPVFDVTPADLIDVIVTERGIVERPDAAKLAQLVCRKRLH; via the coding sequence ATGCGCGAGCGACTTTTGGCGGCGGAGAAGGTGACCGCGATCCGCTGGCAGGGGGGCGCCTTGCACCTGCTCGACCAGCGCCTGCTGCCGTCGGAGGAGCGTTGGCTGGCCTGCGACAATGTTGCGCAGGTGGCCGCAGCCATCCGTGACATGGCAGTGCGCGGTGCCTCGGCGATCGGTATTGCCGCAGCTTACGGCCTGGTTCTGGCCCTTGAAGAGCGGCTGGCCGAAGGCGGCGATTGGGAAATGGACCTTGAAGACGACTTTCTCACCCTCGCCGAGGCGCGCCCTACCGCCGCCAACTTGTTCTGGGCGCTGAACCGCATGCGCGAGCGTCTGCTGCGCCTGCGTCCGGAAGAAGACGTTCTGGCGGCGCTGGAGGCTGAAGCGGTGGCCATTCACGACAGCGACCGAGAGGCCAACCTGACCATGGCCCAGCAGGGTATCGAGCTGATCCGTCGCCATCAGGGCAATGCCCAGGCCCTGCTCACCTTCGGCAACGCCGGCGCCCTTGCCAGTGGTGGCTTTGGCACCGCACTGGGGGTGATCCGTGCCGGCTACCTGGAAGGCATGGTCGAGCGGGTTTATGCCGGTGAGACTCGCCCTTGGCTGCAGGGCTCGCGCCTGACCGGCTGGGAGCTGGCCAACGAGGGCATCCCGGTGACCCTTTGTGCCGACTCGGCGCTGGCCCACCTCATGAAGACCAAGGGCATCACCTGGGTGGTGGTGGGGGCGGACTGCATCGCTGCCAATGGCGACATGGCCGGCAAGATCGGCACCTATCAGCTGGCCGTCAGTGCCATGCACCATGGCGTGCGCTTCATGGTCGTGGCGCCGAGCACCAGCATCGACCTGAACCTGGCCACGGGTGAGGATATCCCGCTGGAGGAGCGTGACGCCGACGAGTGGCTGGACTTCGGCGGTACCCCGGTGTCGCCGGGTGTCGAGGTGTTCAACCCGGTGTTCGATGTAACGCCGGCCGACCTGATCGATGTGATCGTGACCGAACGCGGCATCGTCGAGCGCCCGGATGCTGCCAAGCTGGCTCAGCTGGTTTGCCGCAAGCGCCTGCACTGA
- the ubiG gene encoding bifunctional 2-polyprenyl-6-hydroxyphenol methylase/3-demethylubiquinol 3-O-methyltransferase UbiG — protein MSNVDRAEIAKFEALAHRWWDRESEFKPLHEINPLRVNWIDERVSLAGKKVLDVGCGGGILSEAMALRGATVTGIDMGEAPLAVAQLHQLESGVQVEYRQITAEALAEEMPEQFDVVTCLEMLEHVPDPSSVIRACYRMVKPGGQVFFSTINRNPKAYLLAIVGAEYILKMLPRGTHDFKKFIRPSELGAWSRDAGLQVKDIIGLTYNPLTKHYKLNSDVDVNYMIQTLREE, from the coding sequence ATGAGCAACGTCGACCGCGCCGAAATCGCCAAGTTCGAAGCGCTGGCCCACCGCTGGTGGGACCGCGAAAGCGAGTTCAAGCCGCTGCACGAAATCAACCCGCTGCGCGTCAACTGGATCGACGAGCGCGTCAGCCTGGCCGGCAAGAAAGTGCTGGACGTGGGTTGCGGTGGCGGCATCCTCAGCGAAGCCATGGCCCTGCGCGGCGCCACGGTCACCGGTATCGACATGGGCGAGGCGCCACTGGCGGTGGCTCAGTTGCACCAGCTGGAGTCCGGCGTGCAGGTGGAATACCGGCAGATCACCGCCGAAGCCCTGGCCGAGGAAATGCCTGAACAGTTCGACGTGGTCACCTGCCTGGAAATGCTCGAGCACGTGCCCGACCCGTCTTCGGTGATTCGCGCCTGCTACCGCATGGTCAAGCCGGGCGGCCAGGTGTTCTTCTCCACCATCAACCGCAACCCCAAGGCCTACCTGCTGGCCATCGTCGGCGCCGAGTACATCCTGAAGATGCTGCCGCGCGGCACCCATGACTTCAAGAAGTTCATCCGCCCGTCCGAGCTGGGCGCCTGGAGCCGCGATGCCGGCCTGCAGGTGAAAGACATCATCGGCCTCACCTACAACCCGCTGACCAAGCACTACAAGCTCAACAGTGACGTCGACGTCAACTACATGATCCAGACCCTGCGCGAGGAATAA
- the mupP gene encoding N-acetylmuramic acid 6-phosphate phosphatase MupP: protein MRLRAVLFDMDGTLLDTAPDFIAICQAMLAERGLPAVDDNLIRGVISGGARAMVATAFAMDPEADGFEALRLEFLERYQRDCAVHSKLFEGMAELLADIEKGNLLWGVVTNKPVRFAEPIMQQLGLAERSALLICPDHVKNSKPDPEPLILACKTLNLDPASVLFVGDDLRDIESGRDAGTRTAAVRYGYIHPEDNPNNWGADVVVDHPLELRKVIDSALCGC, encoded by the coding sequence ATGCGTTTGCGAGCAGTACTCTTCGACATGGACGGCACCTTGCTGGACACGGCGCCGGACTTCATCGCCATTTGCCAGGCCATGCTCGCCGAACGCGGGCTGCCGGCCGTTGACGACAACCTGATCCGTGGCGTGATCTCGGGTGGCGCCCGCGCCATGGTTGCCACTGCGTTCGCCATGGACCCGGAGGCTGACGGCTTCGAGGCCCTGCGCCTGGAGTTCCTCGAGCGTTACCAGCGCGACTGCGCGGTGCACAGCAAGCTGTTCGAGGGCATGGCCGAGCTGCTGGCCGACATCGAGAAAGGCAACCTGCTGTGGGGCGTCGTCACCAACAAGCCGGTGCGCTTCGCCGAGCCGATCATGCAGCAACTGGGCCTGGCCGAGCGTTCGGCGTTGCTGATCTGCCCGGACCACGTGAAAAACAGCAAACCCGACCCCGAGCCGCTGATCCTGGCCTGCAAGACCCTGAACCTGGACCCGGCCAGTGTGCTGTTCGTTGGCGACGACCTGCGCGACATCGAGTCTGGTCGCGACGCGGGTACCCGCACGGCAGCAGTGCGCTACGGCTATATTCATCCAGAGGACAACCCCAACAACTGGGGTGCCGACGTGGTGGTGGACCACCCGCTGGAACTGCGCAAAGTGATCGACAGCGCGCTGTGCGGGTGCTGA